Sequence from the Hallerella porci genome:
TTTTCATGTCGATGAAATGGCATTGAAATGGCAACACAGGCTTAAAAAAGTAATCGGAATAATTTTTACGCAAAAGTTTAAACGGGTCCCACGGACCTTTGCCGTTGTAAAAAATGAAAGCCCGCGTCGGCATTACGTCAACCAAATCGTTCTGCAATTTCATCACTTTATTTACATAGCGAGAAATTTGGGCAAAGACGAATTTATCCGAGCCTGATTTATGCTCCAACAGAATCCCAACCACAGTGGGATGCCCTTTCGCAGCTTTCACGCGGAAAGCTAAATCGGCTTCGCCAGTTTCATCGACTTCGGAATACGAATCCGGAATCCGCTCGAGCGAATTCAAATTGATAGCTTTCAAAAACTCAGCGATTTCCGGTTTTTGCTTCGCACACAATTTCAACAACGCCCGCAGATGATTTTTGTCGGCAAAAAGCCAGCGAAAGAAAGCGTCATGACTGCGACGAGAATTTTTATTCGTCATTTTGTTCTCCATTGGGAACGCCCCCAAAAAAGCGGATATGGACAATTTTCCCTATCTAAGAGTATAGACGCTTTAATCAGCAAAAATGCACCAAAAGTAAAGAAGATTTTACTTAAAAACGAAAAAAGTGGAATGCAAGATCTTAGAACTTAGATTTTAGAGCTTAGATTTCTAAGTTCAAAGTTCTCAGCTCTAAGTTCTCACCCCCCCGCGCGGCGAAGCCGCCATTATTTCCAATTGTGCATTGTTAATTGTTAATAATGCATTGGCTAATAATGCATAATTGATAATTCACAATTAAAAAGTGAGCCGGCGTATACGCCCGCGCCCTTTTTTGTCATCCTGAACGGAGCCGAAGGCGAAGTGAACGGATCTAGCAGTTCATATTAAGCCAAAAATTTTTAAAGATGACTTCCCGCAGCCAAAATGTGCCCAAAAATTTTTAAAGATGAGTTCCCGGCGTCAAAAAATATTGGCTGGAAATTTGATTTGAACCCTCCATCCGAAAAAATAATGGCTAGAAATTTCATTTGAACTGTCCATCCGAAAAAATAGTGGCTAGAAATTTCATTTGAAACGTCCACGGCAAAAAATGAGGACTTAGTTTCCCTTTTGCGTCCGCAAAAGGAAAAGCCCGCTTGGATTCAATTTATAATGGAT
This genomic interval carries:
- a CDS encoding Rpn family recombination-promoting nuclease/putative transposase — protein: MTNKNSRRSHDAFFRWLFADKNHLRALLKLCAKQKPEIAEFLKAINLNSLERIPDSYSEVDETGEADLAFRVKAAKGHPTVVGILLEHKSGSDKFVFAQISRYVNKVMKLQNDLVDVMPTRAFIFYNGKGPWDPFKLLRKNYSDYFFKPVLPFQCHFIDMKMISDEDCIGCDDVVTAMGVTAMKYAFNRKKLLAILPKFQKALTQIPYDEAKNLLEKISVYLKEYLGESILKELDMAFVSIGQKYGFVSAGDVFRQRLAAGKAEALAEGISKGLSKGLSKGRKEGRAKEKISLAKGFLKEGIPIKTIAKVTGLTIDEIKAL